CGTCAACGCGGCCTTCTGCCATGCCAATCCGCTCGGCAGCCGGTTCAGCGGGCCCGAGCGCGGGGCGTGGTACGCCGCCTTCGAGCTCGAGACGTCGCAGGCCGAGGTGGGCTTTCACAAGACCGTGCAGCTTGCCGAGATCGATCGCTTCGAGGACTCGGTGACCTACGACGACTACCTCGCCGACTTCAGCGCGAGCTTTCACGACCTGCGGCGCGCCCGCGCGTTCAGGGCCTGCCTCGCGCCCACGAGCTACGTCGAGTCGCAGGCCCTGGCGGAGAGCCTGCTCGAGGCGGGCTCGCTCGGCGTGGTCTACCCGAGCGTGCGCCGCGCTGGAGGCACCTGCGTGGCCTGCTTCCGGCCGGCGCTCGTGATGAACGTGCGGCGGGCGAAGCGGTACCGGTTCACGTGGGCGGGCCGGCCGGAGCCGGTCGTCACGGTGGAGCGATGAGCGCCCCTGTCCTATGGCCTGACCGCGAACGCGAGGCCTGGCCACATGCGAGGCCGCCCATCTCTGAGCGGACGCGCAGGCGCCCCTCACCCG
The window above is part of the Acidobacteriota bacterium genome. Proteins encoded here:
- a CDS encoding RES family NAD+ phosphorylase; the protein is MTLPPARLVRQFDTHRLIPSRYAPDGDSVLVALADDDRHLQAIFELDAATNDRLLAGQGLLPGIGPEELVFAVPNAAIVNAAFCHANPLGSRFSGPERGAWYAAFELETSQAEVGFHKTVQLAEIDRFEDSVTYDDYLADFSASFHDLRRARAFRACLAPTSYVESQALAESLLEAGSLGVVYPSVRRAGGTCVACFRPALVMNVRRAKRYRFTWAGRPEPVVTVER